In Streptomyces sp. NBC_01381, the sequence GTGATCGACTCGGCGGTACGGACGTGGGTGCGGGCCTTCGCCGGGTCCGCGTCCCAGACCCGGTCGGCGGCCTGGAGCAGCATCTGCTGGCTGGACAGGCCCTGCGCGAGGGTGTCGTGGATCTCCATGGAGAGCCGCTGGCGTTCGGCGAGGGTGCCCTCGCGGCGCTCGGTGGCGGCCAGTTCGCGGCGGGTGCGGATGAGGTCGTCGATGAGCTCGCGCTGGCGGGCCGCCTGGCGCTGCATGTACAGGAAGACGGCGCTGGCCACCGCGGCCCATGCGGGCGGCGCGAACAGCAGGTTCGGGTCGAAGCGGCCCGCGAGTTCGAGCTGCGCGGTGACCACGAACGCGGTCAGTACGGCCACCAGGAGCAGGGCGGCGCGCGGCGGCAGCGTACGAAGCCCGGTGTAGAACAGCGGCACCGCGCACCACGCGAAGCTCGGCGCGAGGATGACGAGCACGCCCCAGGCCGCCACGACGAGGGTCAGCCAGGCGAGGCGGTGCGGGGTGGGGCGGGTGCCGAGCGAGGGGCCGAGTACGTAGAGCAGCGCGAGGGAGACGGAGAGCGCGATGATCCACGGGGTGCGGGGCTCGCCGGGGTGACGGAGCAGGAAGCGGGCCAGCGAGGCGGCGAGCAGCAGGAAGAACGCC encodes:
- a CDS encoding sensor histidine kinase, which codes for MHTAFFLLLAASLARFLLRHPGEPRTPWIIALSVSLALLYVLGPSLGTRPTPHRLAWLTLVVAAWGVLVILAPSFAWCAVPLFYTGLRTLPPRAALLLVAVLTAFVVTAQLELAGRFDPNLLFAPPAWAAVASAVFLYMQRQAARQRELIDDLIRTRRELAATERREGTLAERQRLSMEIHDTLAQGLSSQQMLLQAADRVWDADPAKARTHVRTAESITERGLAEARRFVHDLAPADLADGGGVTQALRALAERESDAGLTVRFHAEGTPVPLPDRVGSALLRIAQGALANVREHAEATTAALTLTLLDDQVVLDVADDGRGFTPSVEQDRRTGVRGHGLPAIRARAGQLGGTLTIESAPGEGTVLSVSIPLEPPLEAS